A single region of the Nicotiana sylvestris chromosome 6, ASM39365v2, whole genome shotgun sequence genome encodes:
- the LOC104249739 gene encoding small ribosomal subunit protein eS27w-like, with product MGIPKISNDIDLLHPPAELEKQNHKLKRLVPSPDSTFLDVKCPGCFQITTIFSHSQTVVTCANCQQVLCQPTGGRAKLTEGCSFRVKEKAMMIVG from the exons ATG GGTATTCCAAAGATTTCAAATGACATTGACTTGCTTCACCCTCCTGCTGAGCTTGAGAAGCAAAATCACAAGCTTAAGCGTTTGGTCCCATCACCTGATTCTACTTTTCTG GATGTTAAATGTCCAGGCTGCTTCCAAAT AACAACAATTTTCAGCCACTCACAAACCGTGGTTACATGCGCCAACTGCCAGCAAGTGCTCTGCCAGCCAACTGGTGGACGCGCAAAACTTACTGAGGGATGCTCTTTTAGGGTTAAAGAGAAGGCTATGATGATCGTGGGTTGA